The sequence gtattTATCATGGATGGatattgaattctgtcaaatgctttctaTGCATGAATTGATATGATCACATGGTTTCTTCTTTAGATTATTAATATGGTGGATCACACTGATTTATTTTCGCATGTTGAACCAGTCTTGTTTTCCTGAGATAACCTCCCTTTGGTTGtggtatttctttgtttttattttttatgttgctTGCTTCtatctgctaatattttgttgagaatatttGTGACATGATGGCAttggattttcttttcccttgtggGTTGGATTTTCCTGGCTCTTCATATGTagagtaattttggattgtattcTGCACATTCAAACGTTACGTTATGAATATCTGGTCTTGTTTAAATCCTATTGAGAATggtgatatttttgttttagcaTGCAATCAACCCAGTTGGGTTCAGGCAGAAAATTCCAAATAGCCTTCTGTGGGTAGTGGTTTCAATGTCAGTTCTGTTTTCAAAGCCTTTGCAGTGTTATTTGAATCCGTCCTGTGTGGGCACTGCCCAGTGGCCAGTGTGGGACTTGTGCAGTGCTGTGTCCTGTGTTTCAGTTCTCGGACTCAGGGTGACAATTAGGATCGGACCCGGGCACACACGGCTTGGGGTTGAGCCCGGAAGTCATGAACAACTTCATGGGTTGCCTTCTGGAGCCCCTCCTCCGGCATGTCTCCGTTACTTTCTGGCTCGCTGGGGCTCCCCTTTCCAGCCCTCTGGCAGAACTTGGGGGCTTTAGTCACCCCACCCTCCTGCACATTCCCCCTGACTGTGCCTGCatcttgagaaagagagaagggcctGGCTCTCCCCATCCGCTCAAGGCAACTGGGTCCCACCCTCTGGGACCATGTCTCCTCTGACTGGAGAGGAGGGTCTTCTCCCTAAAAAGGTGCCTGTGAACCCCGATGCCTTGACTGCAGCCTGGGTGGAGGTGGGATTGCCCAGGGGCCCCAAAGCAGCAAACAGAACCCCCCCTCCCAATCTCTCTTCTCCCagtctctcttctttccctccctgagCCAGAATTAGGGGGCCCCTCCTGGAGCTCTCTGTCCCTGTCATGCCCCCATGTCTGGCTTCTGGACCAGGCAGAGTCCAGCCTGGGGATATGGGGGGAAGATCCAGAAACTCACCACCAGGTTGGTGCTGCTTCACATTCTCGTTCTCCCCCCAGTCTGCCTGTTACTGCTCAGTCTTCAGAGTCCTCAGTACCTCATGCATTACCTTCTTTTTATAGCTGCACTCAGCGAATGAGACAGGGTTTATCCCATCTCACCCAAAATGGAACCCAGGAGAcgtaaaagaaaaagacaacaggACTTctctggcgatccagtggttaagattctgcgctcccactgccaagggcctgggttcaatccctggtcagggaactaagatcccacaagccgtgtggcgcctcccccccaaaaaaaatgtgtgtgtgtgtgtgtgtgtgtgtgtgtgtgtgtatatatatatatatatatatatatatatatatatataaatccttGGTCTCGATTTGGCAACTCTCACTGTCCTGCCACATTTGGTTTCTCTTTATTGAAGTGAGTGTGCGTGCAGAAATAAATGTACATTGTATTGTGGACCATTTAGGGTAAACTACAGGTGCCCTGACAATTCACCCAGTCACTTCCTCACACATCGCTCCAGAAGGACGGTCTCCTGGGGGGCGGTCCTCACACAGAGACCCCCTCGGCGATCCCACACGCCACCCTCCTCAGTGCGTGTTTgcacccctgcctccctcccaatAGGACacttgtgatgacaatggcccaCCTGataatctggatggtcccagatcTCCAGGCCCTTAATTTAATGACATCCTCCAGAGGGAGCCAGCCCACGTCCCAAGGGCTCTGGGCCTGGCGCCAACGGGGTGGACACACAAATATGGGGATTGAGAGGCAAGAACTGGGTGCCAGGGTGGCGATGAGGTTTGTGGTGTTTAGAGCACTGACTCAGGCAAGCAGGACGGGGGTTAAAGATTGGGCCTTCCCAGCAGCCCttgggtgaggtggggagggcagagggagggaggagatgggcAGGGTCGCCTGGGGGGCAGCCCCTCCCTGAGAgcggagggtggagggagggagcaggccgTGTGGGCTGTGGTGTGGGCTCAGGGGGCCCTGGAGGTGCTTCtggccctcctctgcctcctgggcCTGCTAGGGTGGTTGTGCCAGGCGGTTGCTGGTGGTGCCCGCTGGCCAGACGGAACCTGCGCTCCCTgggcctcctccctgcctccctccatgCTGCAGGAAGTGGCCTTGCTACCCAGGCCCATTGTCCCTGGAGACCTCCCTGGGGAAGGTAAACCATCCCTGGGTCTGGGGCCCCTCCCTGGGCACAGAGGCAGCTCTAGGGTCCTGACTACACTTCTTCCAGTGAGAGCAAGTGTGTGAGTGGCTATGGGGGCTGGTATCCCCCAGTGAGAGCAAGTGTGTGAGTGGCTATGGGGGCTGGTGTCCCCCAGTGAGGGCAAGTGTGTGAGTGGCTATGGGGGCTGGTGTCCCCCAGTGAGGGCAAGTGTGTGAGTGGCTGTGGGGGCTGGTGTCCCCCAGTGAGGGCAAGTGTGTGAGTGGCTGTGGGGGCTGGTGTCCCCCAGTGAGGGCAAGTGTGTGAGTGGCTGTGGGGGCTGGTGTCCCCCAGTGAGGGCAAGTGTGTGAGTGGCTGTGGGGGCTGGTGTCCCCCAGTCAACCATCCTGAGGGCCCAGCCCAAGAGCATCTCGGCACCTCACGTGTGCCTCTATGGACGGCCCAGGGCGGCGGCCTGCTGTCCTCACTCCCTGCGGGCCCCGGTGCACCGCTGGCCGGCCCCCTGTGCTGATGGAGGGCGGCGGATCCCATCGCCTGCACAGACTCGGCCACCTGGGTGGAAGCAGGCACATGCGGGGCCTCGGTGCAAGCCGACCCGGTGCGAGGGATCCGGGGTGTCCCTTCACCCTCTGACCTGGTCTCCTCCTGTCAGAGGCAGCAGGCAGGCAGCCGGTGCGGTCCGCTCCTCCATCCTGGGGTGGGCATGGCTGGCATGTTGGGGGCGGTGCTCAGTGAGGGCAGGGTGGGGACTCCGGTGGGGGGAAGGAAGCCTGAGCCTCCAAACCCTAGCATGCTCCCTGGGTGGCTGGAGAAGAGGATGAGGGCTGCCCAGTGGCCCTGCTCTCCGCCCTCAGATAAGAACCGGGAAGGCTGGAGAAACCCAGGATGCGGGGCTTCTCTGGGACGCGGCGCCGTGTCCCCAAACGAGGTCCCCGGGGGGCCACCTGCAGATAGTCGGCGGGCAGCCCGGCCCCCACGTCGGGGCTAGCTCCGCGGGTAAGGCACAGGGTCCCGCAGGCCGCCTGTCGCAGGCGATCGGGGTCACCCTGGTGGGCGGCCCGGGTACGGGCTGCCATGGAATTTCAGGACGTGAGCGGAACTGAGGCGCCCGCGGGGCGATTCTCCGGCTGTTGGGTGAGGACGGTGGAGAGGAGACTTCCCGGGCTTGCGCGTGGACCCTGGGGGCGTCAGGCTGCCCAGTGCCTCAGGTCCCGGGGGCCGCTGCTGCGCAGTGCCGTCGCCCCGGCAACCGGCGCtgcggagggggcgggggcgcggggaCCCCCATCTCCGTCAGGCGGGCACAGGCGGCTGGGAGCACGGGGCGGGGCCtcaggccgggggcggggcgcgcgCGCGGGCTCCGGGCGCAGCTGAGCGCAGAAGAGCGCGGCCTCGGCCCCGCGCATCTACAGGCTCCGCGGAGCCGACCCCGGCGCGGCGCAGCATCTGGCCGGCGGCGGGTAAGGGAGGGCAGGGCGCGCGGGCAGGGTGCGCGGGCTGGGGCTCCCGGTGAACCCCGACTCCCCGGCCGCAGGGGCGGCGGGATGCAGGGGCGGCGCTGCAGGGGTGAGGCCTGGCGGGGGAGCGGGCGGTGGGGTCAGAGGAGCTGAGACGCAGCCTGCGGGGAGCGGCCCAACCCCTTCACCGCCCTCTGTCCGATCGGGCTGGGGCCGGGGGAGGGCGGCTCTTTTCTCTCCCCCTGCCACCAGTGTGGGCACTGAGGGACGGTAGGGGCGGGAGGGCGTGTGAGGCGCCGGGGAGGAGGCGGGCAGTGAAGGGCCCGGAGGCTCCGGAGTCTGTGAGGTCCGGGCAGTGGGGCGTGCAGGAGGCACCGGGCCGGGCCCGGGACGGCCAGGGCAGCAGGGCCAGTCCCCAGGGAGAGGCCCggcagggtgtgggggaggggtggccagGCCCTGGCGCTGGCTGCCTGGGGCAGGGGCCGGGGCTCCCTCTGTGACGGGGTCTGTCCCGGCACCCTCAGCCCTCCGCGCATGTTTGATGAGTGAGTGAGCCGTGGtatgggtggggaggaaggggttaGCGGTGCAGCGGCTGTTTGGCTAGTTGGCCAAGGGCTGGGATGAAGGAAATTCCCAGGCCGCTGCTGCAGCCATAGGAggcccaggtgtgtgtgtgtgtgtgtgtgtgtgtgtgtgtgtggcgggggggcTTCGTGGGTCAAGCGTGTCCACCCAGTGGGGGTGGACACGGGGTGGGTGTGTGAGTGGGGAGCAGGAGCTCATGAAAGTGTGGAGGCAGGGGCATAATAGGCCGATGACCCTCCCGAAGCACCTACTACTCGACGCGTCCGAGCTCAGAGTGGTTGGGGGTCCTGGATGTGGCGGCAGGGACGCCTGGGAGGTGGGTGCTGGGTGGGGCAGCACTGCAgtgagggcaggggtggaggtgCCGACTTGCAAGGGGACCTCCTTCCCCAGGCAGTGGGGGCTGCGGTGTCACCAGGGGCAGGCTGGGCACTGGCTCCACAGTCACACGCGACATTAAATTTTATGTCCTTGTCTAGACAGGCCAGTAGACAGAGCCCTGGGGCCAGGGGTGctgtgggaggggcaggagggatggGGAGCCTGGCTGGGAGTGAGCCTGCAAGTGACTTTCGGGTGGGTGAGGGCGCAGGGCCTCCATCGTCCCCCAGGTGTCAGCGGGCACAGGTGTGGCGACCCGCAGCCCGCGGCGGGACTCTGGCCAGCACAGCCATGACAGCCAGTGCCAGGGGTGTGAGAGGGGCGCAGGGGGCCATGGAACCCAGAGCAGGTCCAGGTGGGCGTTAGCGGAGGGCAGGCTTCCTGAGATTGCCCccaagggcagggggcagggagtggCAGGGGGCCCCCCCCTTCATGGTGAGCAGGGCAGCGTGGACGAGCTGGCGCCGGGGCTGGGGGGATGTACACGGCAGGAGACGCAGCCAGGGCAGTAGGGAGCCACGGTGGGAGCAGGGCAGAGACTGGTCCACACGCCCTGTGAACGGTGGACGGGAGGGGAGGCTGAGTCTGcccaggcagggagggaagaTGCAGGGGCTGCGAGGCAGGGGTTGGGAGGCACGGAGAGGCTTTTGGGATGGAATCCGCAGGCCTTGGATGACTCTCAGTCCTGGATCAGGAAACCTGTCCAGAGCTCCGGCTCCTCCGGCCTTCCCTGAGCGCGCAGAGCGGAGAGCGCAGGCCCGCCTCCCGCCCAGTGCGGCGCCGGGAGCGAGGACGCCCGAGCTCCCGCGGGAACGGCCATGGGACGGAACCCTGGGCCTGCGGCGCAGGCCGCCAGAGCCGGAGGGACGGCGGCGTGGGCCCAGCAGGGACAAACCTCCGGGTCCCCGGGGACGCGCGCGCGGCGGGGAGAAGCCACTTCCGTTCCATTTCCTCCCCGGCGGTGGCGGGAACGAGGTCTCGGGTCTCAGCTGGGGCTGCGGCGCCCCCTGGAGGCCCCGCTCTGGCTCGCGGCCCCCCGTGCGCACATGGGCGCGTGCGTGCGGCCGAGGCCCGGGGCCCCGAGCGGGGACAGCGCCCCTCGCGGGAAGCACGTCGCCGGGGTGGGAGAGGCCGCCCCCTCCGCATCCTGACTCTATCTGCTCTGATCTCCTCAGATTCTGAGCTCGCCAGCCGGGAGCAGCGGCGCCCTCGGGGCGGCTGGACAGGCCCCGCGCCATGCCCGAGGGctgagcgccgccgccgccgccgccgccgcagggcCTCGTCCCGCCTAGCGTGGGGCCGCGCGCGCCCAGGTCGGGGCCCCGGCGGCCGACCATGGTGCTGCCGCCCCCGGACCGGCGCCACGTGTGCCTGACCACGCTGGTGGTCGTGGGCAGCATGGCGGTCATGGACGCGTACCTGGTGGAGCAGAGCCAGGGCCCGCGCAAGATCGGCGTGTGCATCATCGTGCTGGTGGGCGACGTGTGCTTCCTGCTGGTGCTGCGCTACGTGGCCGTGTGGGTAGGCGCCGAGGTGCGCACGGCCAAGCGCGGCTACGCCATGATTCTCTGGTTCCTCTACATCTTCGTGCTGGAGATCAAGCTCTACTTCATCTTCCAGAACTACAAGGCGGCGCGGCGCAGCGCGGCCGACCCGGTGGCGCGCAAGGCGCTGACGCTGCTGCTGTCGGTGTGCGTGCCCGGCCTCTTCCTGCTGCTCGTGGCGCTCGACCGCATGGAGTACGTGCGCACCTTCCGCAAGCGCGAGGACCTGCGCGGCCGCCTCTTCTGGGTGGCGCTGGACCTGCTGGACCTGTTGGACATGCAGGCCAACCTGTGGGAGCCGCCGCGCACCGGGCTGCCCCTGTGGGCCGAGGGCCTCACCTTCTTCTACTGCTACACGCTGCTGCTGGTGCTGCCGTGCGTGGCGCTCAGCGAGGTCAGCATGCAGGGCGAGCACATCGCGCCGCAGAAGATGATGCTCTACCCGGGGCTCAGCCTCGCCACCGTCAACGTGGTGGCCGTGCTGGCGCGCGCCGCCAACATGGCTCTGTTCCGCGACAGCCGCGTCTCGGCCATCTTCGTGGGCAAGAACGTGGTGGCGCTCGCCACCAAGGCCTGCACCTTCCTGGAGTACCGCCGCCAGGTGCGCGACTTCCCGCCGCCCGCGCTGGCTCTGGAgctgcagcccccagccccccagcgcAACTCGGTGCCGCCGCACGCGCCGCTGCACGGCCAGCCGGGCCGCCCGCACGGGCCCTCGCCCACGCGAGACGCCCTGGACACGTGACAGGGGCCGCCGCGGGGCGCTGAGACGCGTGGCGGCAGGCGCGCGGTTTgcatgggatggggtgggggcgggcTCCCAACGGGGCCAGGTGCGGAGAGTGCCCGAACCCCGGGGGCCCCCCGGCCGCTTCTTCATCTCAGGAATCCTTCGGACCACGGACCTCAGCCGCTGCTCGGCCAGTCCGCCCAGCGTGGGCGCCGCTGTGTACGGCCCGAGCCAGAGCGGGAAGGGTCCCACCGCCGCCTCCTGGGGGCCTGGGTGGGAAGGGAGGACAGAGTGGGCGGAGGTCTGGTCCCCTGGGGTCCCTGGGTGGGGGCCTCTGGCTCAGAGTTTgggactaaggaggcctctgtcATTTTAAAGACTCTTGTTTACAGTTTTGTATGGAACGTGGCACTGCTCTGCCTGTTTGATGCGTCCAGTCTCTTGATAGCCGCGGAGGGGCGTCTGAGGGGCGGGGTGCGAGCGAGTGACGGTGGGCGGCTGAGCCAGTCCACTTCTGTCCTGACCTGGTCTCTCTGGGCAGTCAGACGGGGACGGCAGGGAGGACCCGTGGGAGAGTGGGTCTCGGGGGTCCTAGGCTTCCGCTCCCTCTGCCGGCGGTCTGTTTTGGGTTCCTGCCACTTCCCGGAGGAGCCCCTTGCTGGCCCTTGGGTCTCCCACTAGCGATGGGGCCGTTGCTGTGGGGTTGGCTTGGCTGTGAGGCCCCGTGTCCCGGTGTCAGAGGCGGGAACTTGTCGCACTCCCAGGGCAGAGAGGACGGCTCTGGGCTCACGGAGCCGCAAGCTCACCCGTCCTCCTGGGCCTCAGCGCTGGTCCGcgcctcccacctctgcctccacTGGCCTCCGCGGCCCTGCAGCGCCAGGGACACTGGTCCTGACTTGGTTTAATGGGCCATGTGCCCTGCCCCCCGACTTTGAGGACCTCCGAATGAGGCCCAGGCCGGCACCCACCGTTTTCATGCCCGGCGCTGTTGTCTGGCTCGTGGCCCGAGGTGTCTGCCCTCTGGGTTTGCCTTGGGAACAAGATGGGGACGTCCCAGCCTGCCCTTCCCTGGCTTCCTGAGGTGGCCTGTGATGGCCAGAAGTGACAGCAGTGCCACCCAGCTGGTCCCCGTGTGTCATCCCGTCACTCATCAGCTCACAGCTCCTGTCATCTCAAAAACAGCATCCAAATTCGGGAAGGAGAGGGCGGGGGCTCCGCCTTTCGGGCTTCCCCTCTTGGTAGGAAGTCCCTCTCAGAAGCCCCCAGCGTGCGCCCCTCCGGGGCCCTGGGCCAGAACTGGTTCCATGACGGCCGTGTTCTGAGGGCCGGCCTTGGGGGTGGGGTACCTGCCTCGTTGGGTCTGGGGTCTGACAGCCCGGGATGCCAGCGGGAGACCAGGCCCCTGGGTTTGAGGCCGAGGACCTTGCCCTCCTCCCCAGAGTGAGGGGCCTCCGcgtcccccttcctcctcctggaaTGCGGGCTCAGACGCACCTCACCTGCCGTGGTGGCACCAGGCAGAGTCCGCCCCTGCACGACGCAGCTCGGTCCCTCAAGACGAAAACACATTCGAACTCCTGACCCGTCTTCTTCCGTTCCAAAGCACGTTCACTTTTTCTGTAGGAAAATAGCTTCGTCATAGTAAAAACCCAACTTGGCAAAATTGAACTCCCTCATATTAAGTAATAGCTAAACTTCACATCATCCGATTCATTTTGTCCAGTAACGCGGTGGAGACCCAGTTAGTGACAAGCCCAGAACAGAAGCCACCACCGTCATCGCCCCTGTTAGGATGGCTGCCACATTGTCTGCTCTCTGGGGACCCTTTTGCCGATGGCCCAGGTGGAGGAAGGATGGGACACCGCAGTGTTGCACGGCCTCTCGTGGCTGAAGCGTGAGTGGCTTAATCTGTGGCAAAAACAAAGGTAACTGCCGGTTCACCGGAGAAAGACCAAGGAAAAGGCCCCTCAGTCAGAGGGTCTGAGGCTGGGCGCTGCCCGAGGGGTTCAGACTGGCGGTGGGGGCTCAGCTGTGTCAGCTGGGTCAGCACGCAGGGCGCCCGGGGCAGACGTCTCCCAGGGAGACAACTGGAGGTGGGGTCGCACCAGGGGGCTGAGAGCGGAACGGCAGCGGTCCGGAGGGGGTGCAGTG comes from Balaenoptera ricei isolate mBalRic1 chromosome 2, mBalRic1.hap2, whole genome shotgun sequence and encodes:
- the TMEM121 gene encoding transmembrane protein 121, encoding MVLPPPDRRHVCLTTLVVVGSMAVMDAYLVEQSQGPRKIGVCIIVLVGDVCFLLVLRYVAVWVGAEVRTAKRGYAMILWFLYIFVLEIKLYFIFQNYKAARRSAADPVARKALTLLLSVCVPGLFLLLVALDRMEYVRTFRKREDLRGRLFWVALDLLDLLDMQANLWEPPRTGLPLWAEGLTFFYCYTLLLVLPCVALSEVSMQGEHIAPQKMMLYPGLSLATVNVVAVLARAANMALFRDSRVSAIFVGKNVVALATKACTFLEYRRQVRDFPPPALALELQPPAPQRNSVPPHAPLHGQPGRPHGPSPTRDALDT